The proteins below are encoded in one region of Cucurbita pepo subsp. pepo cultivar mu-cu-16 chromosome LG10, ASM280686v2, whole genome shotgun sequence:
- the LOC111804176 gene encoding myb family transcription factor PHL5 — protein sequence MNDYGIDSKQEIHQNHGVMFDCYSQNTRAQQPWRMGACVHLSAMDEVESSEQQNLGLSNSSSTIINLFESPASAFFATEQCMGIPPIEFRTGSSSFDRASDSAEHSGADSEFSNTLQSVVRSQLCKRSFNGFPKTIFTDYKVFDARPPSIGKHFSVPFKDQGGCYDSTSYSIAQPTFCSSQEKNSPRFSCLSSSVGSGSSSSSFNGNGFPTKTRIRWTQDLHEKFVDCVNRLGGAEKATPKAILKLMDSEGLTIFHVKSHLQKYRIAKYMPESADRKSDRRNDMNEVAELDVKTAMQIKDALQLQLDVQRRLHDQLEIQRKLQLQIEEQGKRLKIMFDQQQETNKCFFTANGFNKPFPNDPSGYLDDPPIPTAENIRNAQFPTNIS from the exons ATGAACGATTACGGAATCGATTCGAAGCAAgaaattcatcaaaatcatgGGGTGATGTTTGATTGTTACTCTCAGAATACTAGGGCACAGCAGCCCTGGAGGATGGGAGCTTGTGTTCATCTATCCGCCATGGATGAGGTTGAGTCGTCGGAACAGCAAAATCTAGGTCTGTCTAATTCGAGCTCCACCATCATCAACCTGTTCGAATCTCCTGCTTCGGCTTTCTTCGCGACGGAGCAATGTATGGGGATTCCTCCTATTGAGTTTCGTACTGGTTCTTCGTCTTTCGATAGGGCTTCCGATTCGGCGGAGCACAGCGGCGCAGATTCTGAATTTAGTAACACCTTGCAATcggttgtgagatctcaactCTGTAAGAGAAGCTTCAATGGCTTCCCGAAGACTATTTTCACTGACTACAAGGTGTTTGATGCTCGTCCGCCTTCAATCGGAAAGCATTTTTCCGTTCCTTTCAAAGATCAAGGA GGGTGCTATGATTCAACCAGTTATTCAATTGCACAGCCAACCTTTTGTTCTTCACAAGAGAAGAACTCTCCTAGATTCTCTTGCTTGAGTTCTTCCGTTGGCTCTGGaagctcttcttcttccttcaatgGCAATGGATTCCCTACCAAAACGAGAATCCGATGGACGCAAGATCTCCATGAGAAGTTTGTTGACTGCGTTAATCGTCTTGGTGGTGCTGAGA AGGCGACGCCTAAAGCAATTTTGAAGCTGATGGATTCAGAGGGATTGACCATATTCCATGTGAAGAGCCATTTGCAG AAATATCGGATAGCAAAATACATGCCAGAATCTGCAGATA GGAAATCTGATAGAAGGAACGACATGAATGAAGTTGCTGAACTGGATGTCAAAAC TGCCATGCAAATTAAAGACGCTTTACAACTGCAGCTCGATGTTCAGAGGCGTCTTCATGATCAACTAGAG ATACAGAGGAAGCTACAGTtgcaaattgaagaacaagGGAAACGACTAAAGATCATGTTTGACCAACAACAAGAAACTAACAAATGCTTCTTCACAGCCAATGGCTTCAACAAACCGTTCCCTAACGACCCATCAGGTTATCTCGACGATCCTCCGATCCCGACAGCCGAAAACATCCGAAATGCCCAATTCCCAACCAACATAAGTTAG